DNA sequence from the Colletotrichum higginsianum IMI 349063 chromosome 10, whole genome shotgun sequence genome:
GCAAGCGTCGACCTCGATAGCATCAAGGAGCCGTTGAGGACATTCTGGCCCTCTCAAGCAGCCCACACCTCGTACTTTGCCGTCACGACGGTTCTTTTGTTGTTCCCGGcagtcctcgtcgccgctgtGACCGGGTTCAATCCGGGCCGCAGCACCGTTTACCAGCGGGTATGGATCCTCTGCTGGATCGCCTTTGGCATCGTCATGGGCCCCATCATCAGGATGCTCACCGTGTTTCCTTCTGAGATCCACGGCGTGTACAGGATTCGCGCGAACGACGCGATAGCGTACGCGCTCGACAACGCCACGTTCATGCAGAGAGTGATCGACTGGCTGGTTGCGAAATATTTCCGCCTGATCGAGACTTCGTTCTATGTGTATGTCGTTCTTGGGGCCGCGATCTGCTTCACGCCTGCCATAGGAGGCATGGTTGTGGTTGGCGAGATGCTACAGGAGTTTGGTGTATGTAGACGTCTCGACAGGTAGGGCATATTGTATATTCAGGATCGTTGCGTTGCAAGCGGTGGGAAAGTGTGTTGTCCACATAGAAAATCGAGTTCTAAGCAATTTATGCACTCCGCGCCGGCGACTACCAACCGATACCGCCTCAACCAAGTCGGACAGATCTGTTTTGGGTTTCAAGAGATCCGGTTCCTCACTTGAATTTTGCCCTCGCTGTTGAGACACGGACCACAGATCTATGAGGGAGACTCTATACGTGTTTTTGGTCGAAAACGTGCAAGAAATCCAAATCGTATCTGCGAGCCATGTTCTTGCGAAGAATGAATGCGCGACAGCGCCGAAACAATGGCCCAAACTCGGTTCAACGACTCGGAATGATTGCTTTGCGACGGCCCACCCAAAGATGAGTAAAAACAACGGGGAACTCATCAACAGGAGAGGAGAACGAGACATTGTGCTTTCTATCTAACTTCAAAACCGTCATATATTCACATGAAGCATAAATGAGTGGCCTGGTCTGCTAGAAACACCGGAGAACCGGCAGACGGACTGATTGCTCATTTACTGATTAGTCTGGCATGGAAAACATCAACGAGAGCCCCAAGTAACTCTATACCATCTACTGGTAATGTCGAGGTCATATATAGAACTGATTCAGCGACAAACTTTCTCGCAAATGGAACCGCACGATGTAAGACCTGTCACCCAGCTGATGTCGAAGCTGCCAACGTAGCCAGCCATGCGGCCTAGCCAATGCGCTCTGAGCCATCTGTATAAAATTTATTCGCAACTTGTTCCCGTCGCCATCTAAAACAGTTCCGGGCTGGGAGCCGAATATCCCCCCCGACCTCCCGACAGATAGAGTACCCATAAGCTCTGTCCGGCGCATAGGTAGAGGATGTTCTCTGGCCCGCGGCAGAAGCTTATAACACCGCCTAGCAACAAAAGTGGATTAGCTAGATAGGCAACAGAGCACTCGAAGGGATGACGATTAGAAGCTCACCTGGCACTTGGATCACACCCAGCAGTGAGCCACCGCTATTCCAAATCTCAACCCCGTCGCCGCAAGCGGCCCATACATTGCCATCCTCACACATGAGGTGCATGGGAGCACCTCTCCTCGCCAGGGCGAACATCCGTCTGTTGGCCAGAaagacggcgccgttgcgcTTCACGATGTCAAAGGCGTAGATGCTCCGTGGTCTTGGTCCGATTAGCCGGGGTTCACGGCTCCGGAGGACGGTGCGCAAACTCACTGAATCAAGTCCAGACTGCCGTCCACGCGGACGCCCCCAGCATCCGCGATGTAAATCGTCGAACAGTCTTCGTCAATCGCAATCCCAGTCGGGCGGACGAACCCGTCCGCCATGGCCCTCACTTCCCCGGTCTTCGCGTCGCATCTATAGAtctgcggcggcagctgcGGCGGACCCCGGAAGTCCTGCTCGTGACCGCAACATGGGTCCGTGAACCAGATGCCGCCATCGCGGGACGACACCGCCGCACTGTGCGGCGAGTTGAAGTCCCGGCCATGGTACGTCGAGGCCACAGCCTGCGGCGGCCTGCCTGCaggcaggaagaagacgccTCCCGTCCCGGGCGCGGGGGTTCCCTGGGAGCACCAGACCATcctgtcgtcgccgacggcgcaCCCGCTCGCGGGCATCGGCatggtcggcggcgggcgcaGTTTGGCCCACTCGGCGGTGAGGGTGTCGTCGGCGGGGTTGCGAGTGACGGTCACCTTTGACATGAGGATCGTGGGCGGGCGCGAGGGGTCAGTCGCCGCGAGGGGCGCGGAGGTGGTCCATAGCTCGTTGCGGGAGGCGACGTAGATGCACCCGCGGTGGAAGAAGGGTTTGGCGGAAGTTCCGACGGaggagaggacgagggcgtgcGTCGGGCTTGGGCCGATGACGGACTCGAGGGCGGGGTCGTACTGGAGGATAGAGATGCTCGGCTTGATGGGAGTCGAGTTCTTAGCTACGTATAGTAAAGCTAATGAGGAGGCATGGGGATGTTTACATTCTCCGGCTTGTCCTgaggcggcggtgttggGCCGCGACGGTACCTTACCTGTGTTTGCTGGTTAGTATCGTTCGTGATCAACACAGCGAATGTACTAGTGAGTGTGGATTGAAGCGGATGGTGATTGACTCACTTCTACCGGCGTCACAATGGATTTGATACCGGTCTCCTGGACAGTTGCCATCGTGTTGATGAAACTGGCCTCTTGCGCATGTTTGCTTCAAATTAGTTGTTCGGGGGACGTTCATTTTTATTCGGCAATGGCCACTGGTGCACTTGTAACCATGGCGGCGGAAGGGGGCCGTGGCCGTCCAAATTCACTCGTTTGCCCGAGGACTCCTTGCTCTTTCCGCCGTCTTGTTTGTTCAATACGTCGTGTATATGTATCTCTCTAGATATCTATACATGCAACTGAGATTACAACATTTTGTCATGCAAGCTGGTTGGGCATTTCAGAGAGAACAAGTGCCCCAGAATCCAAAATCCAACGAGAGCGAGCACCTTGCACCTTGCTAGCTCCGCCCAGACTGACACCGGCTTCACTAGGGTCGATGTGGTACCGGCTCACCTGTAGCCTCTCAATTCTGGTCCGTCAGATAGAATACCCAAGTCAATGTGCGAATCACTAATGACTGGCTACGGCTTGGTCCCTGGTAGCATAATAGGGCCGCATACTGTCCATGCAAGTACACGAGTTGGTCATCATCCACATCCACGTTCTCATTTCAATTCAACAAGGATGTCTGCAATCTGTTGTCACAGGTGCAAACGGAGAGATTACGGTTGGCGTCGGCCGCTTCCCGGCGCATCCCGGGGTCCATAGTCATCAACGAGTACTCCGAGTCCGGCAACAAGTGATCTCGGCACTGCAAGAGTGACGCTACCGCTCCCGGTTCCGTTTGAGCCATAGATGATATGGCAACATGGATAGCAAGACCATCCACAGTCTTGTCGTCTGCAGACCAACACGGCGTGAGACGTACTGACATTGCCATTCCACCATGCAGAACCCAAAGACGGAAACAGAGCCGGCTTTTGGGCCGCGGATCCTAGACACTGCGACGTCTTCGTGACACGGGAGAACTCGTCGATGGAAAGTTTGTTGGGCGGCTGTTGGTGTCAGAGAGGTGCCGAGGACTCTGAATAGTGCTGCGAGTTTGAGGTGGGCGAGTTGAGTGGTCCCTTAGTAAACAATCCTGCCTTCATCCATCCTGCAGGCACTCATTTCATACAATTGCTGGAACAGAGTTGAGGGTTGCGCAAAGATCCCGACGTCCATTCACCTCGGCGGTATATTTCGTCGTCTTGTTTCGCTGGTCAGAAAATGTCTTCATTCCCGTCAACCAAACCCTCTATGAATACACTAGGTCGCAGTGGACCAATGGCTCGCCCGAAAATCGCCCGTCTAGTGTTtcgccttctcgtccttgtccgCACTGTCCAAGAACTTCCTATTGTCTCGTTGTCAGCAAAGATGAACgtcgcgacgacggcgcgtaGTCTCCTGTTGCCGGGGCAAAATGACGCACTTGATGAAGTCGGCCTCATCGGAGCTGGAAGCGTTGATgggaggggcggcggtggccttGGGCTTGCTGCCGCTGGTGCCGATGTAAGCGCCGCCGAAGATGGTCGCGAGAACGCCCATGGCCAGCTGCGCGGAAGAGGTTAGCCTTGTGATGCTCGGGTGCTGGGTCGTGGGCTGCAGGGAGCAGAACTGGGCTCGGAGGAGCAACATACGTAGTGGGAGCCGACCTGGCGACCGGCGATAGTGTACATCTGAACCATTTTGGCGGGATTAGAGGGTTTGCGAGCCTTCGGAGGTGAATTGGTTCGATGGGGTGGAGGCAATTGGAGTTGGATGAGATTCGTCGAGGGTGTCGATACTCGGAGCTCGAAATTCGTTCGGAAGCTGGAATCGTGGATGCCTGACATGCAAGGCTGATAGAAGCGCTCCTGTCAGGGTCGGAGAGCGGGGATTTGAGCCACCGATGTCTTCCATGCCGCGCCACATTCGGCATAACCAGTCATGTCGCGCATGCAGCGTGGCTTAAGCTACTACCCGATACACCTTCCTCAACCAAGCAAAGGCGACGTCACAACCGGTAGCCATAAGATTCATGCCGCGGGCGTTTCCGGCGCGcacgccgccccctcccccggcaCTGCCGCCATCCATGCGCACATAAAGCTGTCAACACCTCCCTATTTTGACAGTGTCACATTCAGACGAAGTATATCAACATCCATCCAGCATGTGGGGACGAAGTCAAGACAAGACGCCCGAACAACCGAAAGAATCGCCAAAGGAGGATGGCGCCAAGACATTCGACCCGGAAAAGCTCCCGGCACGTGAAAAGCTGCCGAAGGCGCTGCAGAACATAGTCGACAAGTCGGATAGGGAAGACAACTTCTTCGATGAGCTGGTGGACGGGTAGTGAGTGCTCATCTTGGGAACAGGACCTCTTGAATGCTGAGTTGACTGGATACAGCGCGCCCGAGTCCACCGAGTCGAACGTCCGTTATGCCGCATATGCAACCCGCATCCGTACGATTTTGATGTCCGCCCACCGTTACGTCGCCTACACCTCTGACATCGGCGAATCATTCCGACCCGTTGCGCATCCCGCCCTCGTCCGCTCCGCATATGGAATCTCGTGGTTGTACATCCTCGGCGATGTCAGCTACGAAGGCTACAAGGCGTACTGGTCCAACCAGCGCATTCTCAACCCGCACCTGCAGCTAACTGCGCG
Encoded proteins:
- a CDS encoding Gluconolactonase; translation: MNVPRTTNLKQTCARGQFHQHDGNCPGDRYQIHCDAGRSKVPSRPNTAASGQAGECKHPHASSLALLYVAKNSTPIKPSISILQYDPALESVIGPSPTHALVLSSVGTSAKPFFHRGCIYVASRNELWTTSAPLAATDPSRPPTILMSKVTVTRNPADDTLTAEWAKLRPPPTMPMPASGCAVGDDRMVWCSQGTPAPGTGGVFFLPAGRPPQAVASTYHGRDFNSPHSAAVSSRDGGIWFTDPCCGHEQDFRGPPQLPPQIYRCDAKTGEVRAMADGFVRPTGIAIDEDCSTIYIADAGGVRVDGSLDLIQPRSIYAFDIVKRNGAVFLANRRMFALARRGAPMHLMCEDGNVWAACGDGVEIWNSGGSLLGVIQVPGELLIVIPSSALLPI